Proteins from a single region of Bacteroidota bacterium:
- a CDS encoding PilT/PilU family type 4a pilus ATPase, translating into MNPPPSTPSLAHAPPLEHPDVITPDPRKGTPRTPGLPDFVRSLARSAPSSLHGKDRLRYYSEHVNRFTDEQRDALGDYLDRFIAKMNPLGASDMDLGGHATSGRVWYRVDGDKRPYDETGTINSDEIDVLLLNMAGEMQQNELFEQGAIDFSYQLEGDEGMFRFRATMYFDYQHLGLCMRAIAQELRPLKSVGFHPAIERGLMFEHVRDGLTLVTGVTGSGKSTTLDAVVDANNESFSGHIVIIAKPIEYMHTPKHCIVRHREVGQDVGSFKDGIVQSLRQDPDIIVVGEMRDPETISSALEAADSGHKVFSTLHTSSAIESLDRMIAEYPHEEQDRVRNRLADTLRCVVSQKLLPKVGGGRVLCKEVLWITPSVRAAIKNENVGEIYQMIWEGGRLGMVTLEQDLVRLLKERKIAPETAINFANNKRRLQQLIQ; encoded by the coding sequence GTGAACCCCCCACCTTCTACTCCTTCGCTAGCCCATGCTCCGCCGCTGGAGCACCCCGACGTCATCACGCCGGACCCGCGGAAGGGCACGCCCCGGACACCGGGGCTCCCCGACTTCGTGCGGTCGCTGGCCCGCTCGGCCCCGTCCTCTCTCCACGGCAAAGACCGGCTCCGCTACTACTCGGAGCACGTCAACCGCTTCACCGACGAACAGCGCGACGCGCTGGGGGACTACCTGGACCGCTTTATCGCGAAGATGAACCCGCTGGGGGCCTCAGACATGGACCTGGGCGGGCACGCCACCTCCGGCCGCGTCTGGTACCGCGTCGACGGCGACAAGCGGCCCTACGACGAGACCGGGACGATCAACAGCGACGAGATCGACGTGCTCCTGCTCAACATGGCGGGAGAGATGCAGCAGAATGAGCTGTTCGAGCAGGGGGCCATCGACTTCTCGTACCAGCTCGAAGGCGACGAGGGCATGTTCCGCTTCCGGGCGACGATGTACTTCGACTACCAGCACCTCGGGCTCTGCATGCGCGCGATCGCGCAGGAGTTGAGGCCGCTCAAGAGCGTCGGCTTCCACCCGGCGATCGAGCGGGGGCTGATGTTCGAGCACGTCCGCGACGGGCTGACGCTCGTCACCGGCGTCACGGGCTCGGGCAAGAGCACTACGCTCGACGCGGTCGTGGACGCCAACAACGAGAGCTTTTCCGGGCACATCGTCATCATCGCCAAGCCCATCGAGTACATGCATACCCCGAAGCACTGCATCGTCCGCCACCGCGAGGTGGGACAGGACGTGGGGTCGTTCAAGGACGGCATCGTGCAGTCGCTCCGGCAGGACCCGGACATCATCGTCGTCGGCGAGATGCGCGACCCGGAGACCATCTCCAGCGCGCTCGAAGCGGCCGACTCCGGCCACAAGGTGTTCTCGACGCTCCACACGTCGAGTGCCATCGAGAGCCTCGACCGCATGATCGCCGAGTACCCCCACGAGGAGCAGGACCGCGTGCGCAACCGCCTCGCGGACACCCTCCGGTGCGTGGTTTCGCAGAAGCTCCTGCCCAAAGTCGGCGGCGGGCGCGTGCTCTGCAAAGAGGTGCTCTGGATCACACCCTCGGTGCGCGCCGCGATCAAAAACGAGAACGTCGGCGAGATCTACCAGATGATCTGGGAGGGCGGGCGCCTCGGGATGGTCACCCTGGAGCAGGACTTGGTGCGCCTGCTTAAGGAACGGAAGATCGCGCCCGAAACTGCGATCAACTTCGCCAACAACAAGCGGCGCCTCCAGCAGCTCATTCAGTAA
- a CDS encoding GspE/PulE family protein — protein sequence MPDQKPPDDSSLRAHGFRVQSMVESEAGEEGWVSLNNLGSPSPAPPDEVPGSGLSSLNEIQEEASPGGDGMTPPGPAPGPKTPYTGQGQDRVVQGLLGRGVVSEAAVAEATEVKQRDQRKEPLWRVLAESPEVDRDLVYQQAALTYAFRAAPIEDRPPEVEFVKTVMDALKESAREELLALRVAPYGYVQDQGSGMHKLVFVTDDPMRPDLLRVMHAMELERFELYYAPRAAVRKVLDEAYPRKNEYLERIRDSDDDSAFDLGTSFGNKENSLLDEEALEAEISRSALINLVEAVLIESVRLGVSDIHIYPNANRKTEIHFRLDGRLQHWHTEEKGHPEALLAVLKDNAINVDRFERDTAQDGFIQRWVDDTLIRYRVSVLPIANANPDVRAESIVIRVLDDRKVLTDLAKLGLLPFALEQFNKAIRQPNGMVILTGPTGSGKSTTLVAALSQVVSPEVNVLTVEDPVEYMIPGVRQIQISHKLSLEAALRAILRHDPDIVMVGEMRDKATAELGVKLANTGHLTFSTLHTNDAPSAVSRLYKMGLEPFLIAYAINLVVAQRLMRTLCPDCKKVEEVDALLAEQLGFSKEDIEDIEFHGPGHDKGCSTCKGRNYKGRRAVAEALYFSPGIRELIVDAGETIDEDGIRDKAVEEGMLTLQASARELVRMGETSLEEMLRVTAGEA from the coding sequence ATGCCCGACCAGAAGCCACCTGATGACAGCTCGCTCCGGGCACACGGGTTCCGCGTACAGTCGATGGTGGAGAGCGAGGCTGGCGAAGAAGGCTGGGTCTCGCTGAACAACCTGGGCTCGCCTTCCCCGGCTCCCCCCGACGAGGTGCCCGGGTCCGGGCTGAGCAGCCTCAACGAGATCCAAGAGGAGGCCTCGCCTGGTGGAGATGGCATGACCCCGCCAGGGCCGGCCCCCGGACCGAAGACGCCGTACACCGGCCAGGGGCAGGACCGCGTGGTGCAGGGCTTGCTGGGCCGGGGCGTCGTCTCCGAGGCGGCCGTGGCCGAGGCGACCGAGGTCAAGCAGCGCGATCAGCGCAAGGAGCCCCTGTGGCGCGTGCTCGCCGAGAGCCCAGAGGTGGACCGCGACCTGGTCTACCAGCAGGCAGCGCTCACCTACGCCTTCCGCGCCGCGCCGATCGAGGACCGACCGCCTGAGGTCGAGTTTGTCAAGACGGTGATGGACGCTCTCAAGGAAAGCGCCCGCGAGGAGCTCCTCGCCCTCCGCGTTGCGCCCTACGGGTATGTCCAGGACCAGGGCTCAGGGATGCACAAGCTGGTCTTCGTCACCGACGACCCGATGCGGCCGGACCTCTTGCGGGTCATGCACGCGATGGAGCTCGAGCGCTTCGAGCTGTACTACGCGCCGCGCGCGGCGGTGCGCAAGGTGCTCGACGAGGCCTATCCCCGGAAGAACGAGTACCTCGAACGCATCCGCGACAGCGACGACGACTCCGCGTTCGACCTCGGCACGAGCTTCGGGAACAAGGAGAATTCGCTGCTCGACGAAGAGGCCCTCGAAGCCGAGATCAGCCGCAGCGCGCTAATCAACCTCGTCGAGGCCGTCCTCATCGAGTCCGTCCGGCTCGGGGTCTCGGACATCCACATCTACCCGAACGCGAACCGCAAGACCGAAATCCACTTCCGGCTCGACGGGCGGCTCCAGCACTGGCACACCGAGGAGAAAGGCCACCCCGAGGCGCTCCTGGCCGTCCTCAAGGACAACGCCATCAACGTCGACCGCTTCGAGCGCGACACGGCCCAGGACGGCTTCATCCAGCGCTGGGTGGACGACACGCTCATCCGCTACCGCGTCTCGGTCCTCCCGATTGCCAACGCCAACCCCGACGTGCGCGCCGAGAGCATCGTCATCCGCGTGCTCGACGACCGCAAGGTGCTCACCGACCTCGCCAAGCTCGGCCTGCTGCCCTTCGCGCTGGAGCAGTTCAACAAGGCCATCCGCCAGCCCAACGGCATGGTGATCCTGACCGGGCCGACCGGCTCGGGCAAGTCCACGACGCTCGTGGCCGCGCTCAGCCAGGTCGTCAGCCCCGAGGTGAACGTGCTCACCGTCGAGGACCCGGTGGAGTACATGATCCCCGGCGTCCGCCAGATCCAGATCTCGCACAAGCTCTCGCTCGAGGCAGCCCTCCGCGCCATCCTGCGCCACGACCCAGACATCGTCATGGTCGGCGAGATGCGCGACAAGGCGACGGCGGAACTCGGTGTGAAGCTCGCCAACACGGGCCACCTCACGTTCTCCACGCTCCACACGAACGACGCCCCGAGCGCCGTCAGCCGGCTTTACAAGATGGGTCTGGAGCCGTTCCTGATCGCCTACGCGATCAACCTCGTCGTGGCGCAGCGCCTGATGCGGACCCTCTGCCCGGACTGCAAAAAGGTCGAAGAAGTGGACGCCCTCCTGGCTGAGCAGCTAGGCTTCAGCAAGGAGGACATCGAGGACATCGAGTTCCACGGTCCGGGCCACGACAAGGGCTGCTCCACATGCAAAGGGAGAAACTACAAGGGGCGCCGCGCCGTGGCCGAGGCCCTGTACTTTTCGCCCGGCATCCGCGAACTGATCGTCGACGCGGGCGAGACGATTGACGAGGACGGCATCCGCGACAAGGCGGTGGAGGAGGGCATGCTCACGCTGCAGGCCTCGGCACGCGAACTGGTGCGGATGGGAGAAACGAGCCTGGAGGAAATGCTCCGCGTGACAGCGGGCGAGGCGTAG
- a CDS encoding type II secretion system F family protein, producing MGEFRFNGLSAAGQPVQGTVYAPNKRTAQKKVADLAERHKFTLRDLDERVFFRYKIKHPTGKVVTGEQKAFSSEEIESALSRMGMEVLSVQKKLFNVQRKPPSGDVIMFVRLAANLLNEKMPFNEVLNLLVADISSASLKQTIRDINSDLKGGVEARQAFMKHQDKLGQFTAYMLGVASQSGNMSEIYEATAKFLERRDEFKKSVRSSMIMPSVTILATLGVFVWYIWFIVPATAGLFADFDGIELPPLTAFSILMADWLDENMIWLLLITGVVVGALVLWLRSPKGTFWAHKNMIRMPIMGSLLHKLNIEVFSRVFAILYSGSGQNIEVIKVAAEACGNTYMEHQVKTITIPMMVAQGADLVRAMEAANVFTPMALARFRTGSETGAVRKSAQQMADYYEKETSLKLEVALQSIQTAVSLFIGIIVALLTVLSAETALIRPSSTDLMGQ from the coding sequence ATGGGAGAGTTCAGATTCAACGGCCTGAGTGCCGCCGGCCAGCCGGTGCAGGGCACCGTCTACGCCCCGAACAAGCGGACCGCGCAGAAGAAAGTCGCCGACCTGGCCGAGCGCCACAAGTTCACCCTGCGCGACCTCGACGAGCGGGTGTTCTTCCGCTACAAGATCAAGCACCCGACCGGCAAGGTCGTCACCGGCGAGCAGAAAGCCTTCTCGTCCGAGGAGATCGAGTCCGCCCTGTCGCGCATGGGGATGGAGGTGCTCTCGGTCCAGAAGAAGCTCTTCAACGTGCAGCGCAAGCCGCCGAGCGGGGACGTCATCATGTTCGTCCGGCTCGCGGCCAACCTGCTCAACGAGAAGATGCCCTTCAACGAGGTGCTCAACCTCCTCGTGGCCGATATCTCCTCGGCCAGTCTCAAGCAGACGATCCGGGACATCAACTCTGACCTGAAGGGCGGGGTGGAGGCGCGGCAGGCCTTCATGAAGCACCAGGACAAGCTCGGCCAGTTCACGGCTTACATGCTCGGCGTGGCCTCGCAGTCCGGTAATATGAGCGAGATCTACGAGGCTACGGCCAAGTTCCTCGAGCGGCGCGACGAGTTCAAAAAGAGCGTGCGCAGCTCGATGATCATGCCCTCGGTGACGATCCTCGCCACGCTCGGCGTCTTCGTCTGGTACATCTGGTTCATCGTCCCGGCCACCGCCGGACTCTTCGCCGACTTCGACGGCATCGAGCTGCCGCCGCTGACGGCGTTCTCGATCCTCATGGCCGACTGGCTCGACGAGAACATGATCTGGCTCCTGCTGATTACCGGCGTCGTCGTTGGCGCGCTCGTGCTGTGGCTCCGAAGCCCGAAGGGCACGTTCTGGGCGCACAAGAACATGATCCGGATGCCCATCATGGGCTCGCTCCTGCACAAGCTCAACATCGAGGTCTTCAGCCGCGTCTTCGCCATCCTCTACTCCGGCAGCGGGCAGAACATCGAGGTCATCAAGGTGGCCGCCGAAGCCTGTGGCAACACGTACATGGAGCACCAGGTCAAGACCATCACGATCCCGATGATGGTGGCGCAAGGGGCCGACCTCGTCCGGGCGATGGAGGCCGCCAACGTCTTCACGCCGATGGCGCTCGCGCGCTTCCGCACCGGCTCCGAGACCGGGGCCGTCCGTAAGAGCGCGCAGCAGATGGCGGACTACTACGAGAAAGAGACCTCGCTGAAGCTCGAAGTGGCGCTGCAGTCGATCCAGACGGCCGTCTCGCTCTTCATCGGCATCATCGTCGCGCTCCTGACGGTGCTCTCGGCCGAGACCGCACTGATCCGGCCCAGCTCCACCGACCTCATGGGACAGTAA